In a genomic window of Lagopus muta isolate bLagMut1 chromosome 2, bLagMut1 primary, whole genome shotgun sequence:
- the MGME1 gene encoding mitochondrial genome maintenance exonuclease 1 — protein sequence MLLIRMKLLQLLARKSEKLEMLFQPQFYQKQFPYMCLATSAHLYSKKKKANSYEQVDQEKYKSLVCSVTSYKVSAQTPETIFEEDNLLYGQPLKRKSSNKVETKTPKNWVSLINPKKTIPLVSSNSNRPMKIALQKNKIPSVTRILQQTMSPQQAFYLERWKQKMILELGKDGFEEYTKNLFLQGELFHAALESIFLPEEMAVKEQAEDSAVSGYLSSVQHVLKDISEVKALESAVQHETLQYLGLVDCVAKYRGQLCVIDWKTSEKPKPFLQNTFDNPLQVAAYIGAINHDANYDFQVHCGLIVVAYKDGCPAHPHFMDPDLCSQYWNKWLLRLEEYMDKN from the exons ATGCTTCTCATCAGAATGAAACTCCTACAGCTACTGGCTCGGAAATCTGAGAaactggaaatgctttttcagcCACAATTTTACCAAAAGCAGTTCCCATATATGTGTCTGGCTACCTCTGCTCATCTTtatagcaagaagaaaaaggcgAACAGTTATGAACAAGTTGaccaagaaaaatacaaaagcttgGTATGCTCTGTTACATCTTACAAAGTCAGTGCTCAAACACCAGAGACAATATTTGAAGAAGACAATTTATTATATGGACAACCGCTTAAACGTAAATCTTCAAATAAGGTTGAAACAAAAACTCCTAAGAATTGGGTTTCTCTAATAAATCCCAAAAAGACAATTCCGCTTGTGAGCAGCAATTCAAACCGCCCCATGAAAATTGctttacaaaaaaacaaaatacccaGTGTTACCCGTATTCTTCAACAGACCATGTCTCCGCAGCAGGCCTTTTATCTAGAAAGATGGAAGCAAAAAATGATACTGGAACTTGGGAAAGATGGTTTTGAAGAGTATACTAAAA ATCTTTTCCTCCAGGGAGAgctttttcatgcagctttgGAATCTATATTTCTGCCTGAAGAGATGGCTGTTAAGGAGCAAGCAGAAGACTCTGCTGTTTCTGGCTACCTATCAAGCGTGCAACATGTCCTGAAAGATATCAGTGAAGTTAAAGCTCTGGAAAGTGCAGTTCAGCATGAAACTCTTCAGTATCTGGGCCTGGTAGACTGCGTGGCTAAGTATCG AGGACAGTTATGTGTGATTGATTGGAAGACATCAGAGAAACCAAAGCCATTTCTGCAGAATACTTTTGACAACCCACTGCAAGTTGCAGCATATATTGGAGCCATAAATCATGATGCCAATTATGACTTCCAG GTTCATTGTGGACTCATTGTGGTTGCCTATAAGGACGGCTGCCCCGCACATCCACATTTCATGGATCCAGATCTTTGCTCACAGTACTGGAATAAGTGGCTTTTGCGTCTTGAAGAATACATGGACAAAAACTGA